A part of Chitinimonas koreensis genomic DNA contains:
- the rpsO gene encoding 30S ribosomal protein S15 codes for MAVTVEQKAEIVKQYQRAQGDTGSPEVQVALLTARINDLTTHFKANAKDHHSRRGLLKMVNQRRKLLAYYKRTNLDGYRELIAKLGLRK; via the coding sequence ATGGCAGTGACCGTCGAACAAAAGGCAGAGATCGTCAAGCAATACCAACGCGCCCAGGGCGACACCGGTTCGCCGGAAGTCCAGGTTGCATTGCTGACGGCTCGCATCAACGACCTGACCACCCACTTCAAGGCCAATGCCAAGGACCACCACAGCCGTCGTGGTCTGCTGAAGATGGTGAATCAGCGCCGCAAGCTGCTGGCCTACTACAAGCGCACCAACCTGGATGGCTATCGCGAACTGATCGCCAAGCTGGGTCTGCGCAAGTAA
- the pnp gene encoding polyribonucleotide nucleotidyltransferase: MSLKRKKSVFNRISKSFAYGKHTVTLETGEIARQASGAVKVSMDDTVVLVTVVGAKKVKPGQDFFPLTVDYQERTYAAGKIPGGFFKREGRPSEKEILTSRLIDRPIRPLFPEGFYNEIQIVATVMSVDPEIDPDIPAMLGASAALAISGLPFQGPIGAARVGYIDGQYVLNPAASDLKRSQLDLVVAGTEQAVLMVESEAQELPEAIMLGSVVFGHEQMQAAIQAINALADEVNPEVWDFQPPATDAELEAAIAAAGGEDIKLAFRIPQKQARTQKLNEAWAKVEAALISDDTDTLRANQIKDIFHAMEAKIVRNQILDGYPRIDGRDTRTVRPIEIRTGVLPRTHGSVLFTRGETQAIVVATLGTKMDEQTIDALMGEYSERFMLHYNFPPYSTGETGRVGSPKRREIGHGRLAKRALVAVLPKQEDFSYSMRVVSEITESNGSSSMASVCGGCLSLMDAGVPLKDHVAGIAMGLIKEGNRFAVLTDILGDEDHLGDMDFKVAGTENGVTALQMDIKINGITKEIMRVALDQAKEGRLHILGIMKGALGHAREEVSQHAPRLYTMKINPDKIRDVIGKGGSVIRALTEETGTQIDIGEDGTITIASVTSEGADEARRRIEQITAEVEIGKIYEGPVIKILDKNVGAIVQIMPGRDGLVHVSQIANERVNNVADYLKEGQIVRVKALEQDEKGRVRLSIKAVLNEEAAAAPASDAS; this comes from the coding sequence ATGTCGTTGAAAAGGAAAAAGAGCGTGTTCAATCGCATTTCCAAATCGTTTGCCTACGGCAAGCACACCGTGACCCTCGAGACCGGCGAAATCGCCCGTCAGGCTTCCGGCGCCGTCAAGGTGTCCATGGACGACACCGTGGTGCTGGTCACCGTGGTCGGTGCCAAGAAGGTCAAGCCCGGCCAGGACTTCTTCCCCCTGACCGTCGACTACCAGGAACGTACCTACGCCGCCGGCAAGATCCCCGGCGGCTTCTTCAAGCGCGAAGGCCGTCCGAGCGAAAAGGAAATCCTCACCTCGCGCCTGATCGACCGCCCGATCCGCCCGCTCTTCCCCGAAGGCTTCTACAACGAGATCCAGATCGTCGCGACCGTGATGTCGGTCGATCCCGAGATCGATCCGGACATCCCGGCCATGCTCGGCGCCTCGGCCGCGCTGGCCATCTCCGGCCTGCCGTTCCAGGGCCCGATCGGTGCCGCCCGCGTCGGCTACATCGACGGCCAGTACGTGCTGAACCCGGCCGCTTCGGACCTCAAGCGCTCGCAGCTGGACCTGGTCGTGGCCGGTACCGAGCAGGCCGTGCTGATGGTCGAGTCGGAAGCCCAGGAACTGCCCGAAGCGATCATGCTGGGCTCGGTGGTGTTCGGCCACGAGCAGATGCAGGCCGCCATCCAGGCGATCAACGCGCTGGCAGACGAAGTGAACCCCGAAGTGTGGGACTTCCAGCCGCCGGCCACCGACGCCGAACTCGAAGCCGCCATCGCTGCCGCAGGCGGCGAGGACATCAAGCTCGCCTTCCGCATCCCGCAGAAGCAGGCCCGCACCCAGAAGCTCAACGAAGCCTGGGCCAAGGTCGAAGCCGCGCTGATCTCCGACGACACCGACACGCTGCGCGCCAACCAGATCAAGGACATCTTCCACGCGATGGAAGCCAAGATCGTGCGCAACCAGATCCTCGACGGCTACCCGCGCATCGACGGCCGCGACACCCGCACCGTGCGCCCGATCGAGATCCGTACCGGCGTGCTGCCGCGCACCCACGGCTCGGTGCTGTTCACCCGCGGCGAGACGCAGGCCATCGTGGTCGCCACGCTGGGCACCAAGATGGACGAGCAGACCATCGACGCGCTGATGGGCGAGTACTCCGAGCGCTTCATGCTGCACTACAACTTCCCGCCCTACTCGACCGGCGAAACCGGCCGCGTCGGCTCGCCCAAGCGCCGCGAGATCGGCCACGGCCGCCTGGCCAAGCGCGCGCTGGTCGCCGTGCTGCCCAAGCAGGAAGACTTCAGCTACTCGATGCGCGTGGTGTCGGAAATTACCGAATCGAACGGCTCCTCGTCGATGGCCTCGGTCTGCGGCGGCTGCCTGTCGCTGATGGACGCCGGCGTGCCGCTGAAGGACCACGTGGCCGGCATCGCCATGGGCCTGATCAAGGAAGGCAACCGCTTCGCGGTGCTGACCGACATCCTCGGCGACGAAGACCACCTCGGTGACATGGACTTCAAGGTCGCGGGTACCGAGAACGGCGTGACCGCGCTGCAGATGGACATCAAGATCAACGGCATCACCAAGGAAATCATGCGGGTGGCGCTCGATCAGGCCAAGGAAGGCCGCCTGCACATCCTCGGCATCATGAAGGGCGCGCTGGGCCATGCCCGTGAGGAAGTGTCGCAGCACGCGCCGCGCCTCTACACGATGAAGATCAATCCGGACAAGATCCGCGACGTGATCGGCAAGGGCGGCTCGGTGATCCGTGCGCTGACCGAGGAAACCGGCACCCAGATCGACATCGGCGAAGACGGCACCATCACCATCGCTTCGGTGACCAGCGAAGGCGCCGACGAAGCCCGTCGCCGCATCGAGCAGATCACCGCCGAAGTCGAGATCGGCAAGATCTACGAAGGCCCGGTCATCAAGATCCTCGACAAGAACGTCGGCGCCATCGTCCAGATCATGCCGGGCCGCGACGGCCTGGTGCACGTGAGCCAGATCGCCAACGAGCGCGTCAACAACGTGGCCGACTACCTCAAGGAAGGCCAGATCGTGCGCGTGAAGGCGCTCGAGCAGGACGAGAAGGGCCGCGTCCGCCTGTCGATCAAGGCCGTGCTGAACGAAGAGGCCGCTGCGGCCCCTGCGTCGGACGCCTCCTGA
- the acs gene encoding acetate--CoA ligase yields MSTLDSILKETRMFPPSDEFRHRATVSGMDAYHALCEQADDHYLSYWGDIARELITWKKPFSRVLDDSNAPFFKWFDDGVLNVSYNCLDRHLAQNANKIAIIFEADDGTVTRVTYAELHRRVCQFANGLKSLGIQRGDRVVVYMPMSIEAVVAMQACARIGAIHSVVFGGFSAKSLQERIGDAGAVAVITANEGLRGGKAVPLKAVVDEAISLGGCDSIRHVVVYQRTNNGAALWQEGRDIWWHKLTEGQAESSEPEWMNAEDPLFILYTSGSTGKPKGIQHSSAGYLLGALNSFRWVFDIKPNDVFWCTADVGWITGHSYVCYGPLASAATQVIFEGVPTYPDAHRFWQMIERHKVSIFYTAPTAIRSLIKLGGDFPNQHDLSSLRLLGTVGEPINPEAWIWYHETVGKGRCPIVDTWWQTETGSITIAPLPGAVATKPGSCTLPLPGIIADIVDESGAPVDPGKGGMLVIKRPFPSLVRTIWGDPERFKKTYFPEEFNGKYYLAGDSAHRDEHGYIWIMGRIDDVLNVSGHRLGTMEIESALVANPLVAEAAVVGRPHEIKGEAVVAFVVLKGARPSGEEAKKIADQLKSWVAHEIGKIAQPDDIRFGENLPKTRSGKIMRRLLRAVARGEEITQDTSTLENPAILQQLQETA; encoded by the coding sequence ATGTCCACACTCGACTCCATCCTCAAGGAAACGCGCATGTTCCCGCCCTCGGACGAGTTCCGCCATCGCGCGACCGTCTCCGGCATGGATGCCTACCATGCGCTGTGCGAGCAGGCCGACGACCACTATCTCTCGTACTGGGGCGACATCGCCCGCGAGCTGATTACCTGGAAGAAGCCATTCAGCCGCGTGCTCGACGACAGCAACGCGCCCTTCTTCAAGTGGTTCGACGACGGCGTGCTCAACGTCAGCTACAACTGCCTCGACCGCCACCTGGCGCAGAACGCCAACAAGATCGCCATCATCTTCGAAGCCGACGACGGCACCGTCACCCGCGTCACCTATGCCGAGCTGCATCGCCGCGTCTGCCAGTTCGCCAACGGCCTCAAGTCGCTCGGCATCCAGCGCGGCGACCGCGTGGTGGTCTACATGCCGATGAGCATCGAAGCCGTGGTGGCCATGCAGGCCTGCGCCCGCATCGGCGCGATCCACTCGGTGGTGTTCGGCGGCTTCTCGGCCAAGAGTCTGCAGGAACGCATCGGCGATGCCGGCGCGGTGGCGGTGATCACCGCCAACGAAGGCCTGCGCGGCGGCAAGGCGGTCCCGCTCAAGGCGGTGGTCGACGAAGCGATCTCGCTCGGCGGCTGCGATTCGATCCGCCACGTGGTGGTCTACCAGCGCACCAACAACGGCGCCGCGCTGTGGCAGGAAGGCCGCGACATCTGGTGGCACAAGCTGACCGAAGGCCAGGCCGAAAGCAGCGAGCCGGAATGGATGAACGCCGAGGACCCGCTGTTCATCCTCTATACCTCAGGCTCGACCGGCAAGCCCAAGGGCATCCAGCATTCGTCCGCCGGCTACCTGCTGGGCGCGCTCAATTCCTTCCGCTGGGTGTTCGACATCAAGCCCAACGACGTCTTCTGGTGCACTGCCGACGTGGGCTGGATCACCGGCCACAGCTACGTCTGCTACGGCCCGCTGGCCTCGGCCGCCACCCAGGTCATCTTCGAGGGCGTGCCGACCTATCCCGATGCCCACCGCTTCTGGCAGATGATCGAGCGCCACAAGGTCAGCATCTTCTATACCGCGCCGACCGCCATCCGCTCGCTGATCAAGCTCGGCGGCGACTTCCCCAACCAGCACGACCTGTCGAGCCTGCGCCTCCTGGGCACCGTGGGCGAGCCGATCAATCCTGAAGCCTGGATCTGGTACCACGAGACCGTCGGCAAGGGCCGCTGCCCGATCGTCGACACCTGGTGGCAGACCGAGACCGGCAGCATCACCATTGCGCCGCTGCCCGGCGCCGTAGCCACCAAGCCCGGTTCCTGCACGCTGCCGCTGCCCGGCATCATCGCCGACATCGTCGACGAATCGGGCGCACCGGTCGATCCGGGCAAGGGCGGCATGCTGGTCATCAAGCGTCCCTTCCCCAGCCTGGTGCGTACCATCTGGGGCGACCCGGAGCGCTTCAAGAAGACCTACTTCCCCGAGGAATTCAACGGCAAGTACTACCTCGCCGGCGACTCGGCCCATCGCGACGAGCACGGCTACATCTGGATCATGGGCCGTATCGACGACGTGCTGAACGTATCCGGCCACCGGCTGGGCACGATGGAGATCGAATCGGCCCTGGTGGCCAATCCGCTGGTGGCGGAAGCCGCGGTGGTGGGCCGGCCGCACGAAATCAAGGGCGAGGCGGTGGTGGCCTTCGTGGTGCTCAAGGGCGCGCGCCCGAGCGGCGAGGAAGCCAAGAAGATCGCCGATCAGTTGAAGAGCTGGGTCGCCCACGAGATCGGCAAGATCGCGCAGCCGGACGACATCCGCTTCGGCGAGAACCTGCCCAAGACCCGCTCGGGCAAGATCATGCGGCGGCTGCTGCGCGCCGTCGCGCGCGGCGAGGAAATCACGCAGGACACCTCGACTCTGGAAAATCCGGCTATCCTGCAGCAACTGCAAGAGACTGCCTGA
- a CDS encoding MFS transporter — MTDIAHNAPGNPAAARPMTKEERKVIFASSLGTVFEWYDFYLYGSLAAIISKQFFAGVNDTTAFIFALMAFAAGFAVRPFGALVFGRLGDMIGRKYTFLVTILIMGVSTAVVGLLPGYASIGIAAPIILIGLRLLQGLALGGEYGGAATYVAEHAPHGKRGLYTSFIQTTATLGLFLSLLVIWICRNSFGKEEFEAWAWRVPFLVSILLLIVSVYIRMQLNESPAFKKMKEEGKHSKAPLTESFLRWPNLKIVLLSLFGGTAGQAVVWYTGQFYALFFLTKTLGVDPDRADILIAVSLAIATPFFIIFGALSDRIGRKKIIMAGCLIAAASYFPIFKALTHNANPALEAAVAQSPVKVIADPAHCAFQFDPIGKATFKQSCDIIKSALAKKGIPYENVAAPAGSVAAITVGEIKIDSFEGEALAKDEFKAKADAFNKQLGDTLKSAGYPAKADAAAMNTPMVIALLTILVIFVTMVYGPIAAWLVELFPTRIRYTSMSLPYHIGNGWFGGFLPTVAFAMVAATGDIYYGLWYPIAFALMTFVIGALFAPETKDRDIYAND, encoded by the coding sequence ATGACCGACATTGCCCACAACGCGCCCGGCAATCCTGCCGCCGCGCGGCCGATGACCAAGGAAGAGCGCAAGGTGATCTTCGCCTCTTCGCTCGGCACCGTGTTCGAGTGGTACGACTTCTACCTGTACGGCTCGCTGGCCGCCATCATCTCCAAGCAGTTCTTCGCCGGCGTCAACGACACCACCGCCTTCATCTTCGCCCTGATGGCCTTCGCCGCCGGCTTCGCGGTGCGGCCGTTCGGCGCGCTGGTGTTCGGCCGGCTCGGCGACATGATCGGCCGCAAGTACACCTTCCTGGTCACCATCCTGATCATGGGCGTCTCGACCGCGGTGGTCGGCCTGTTGCCCGGTTACGCCAGCATCGGCATCGCCGCACCGATCATCCTGATCGGCCTGCGCCTCCTGCAGGGCCTGGCGCTCGGCGGCGAGTACGGCGGCGCCGCCACCTACGTGGCCGAGCACGCGCCGCACGGCAAGCGCGGCCTCTACACCAGCTTCATCCAGACCACCGCGACGCTGGGCCTGTTCCTGTCGCTGCTGGTGATCTGGATCTGCCGCAACAGCTTCGGCAAGGAAGAATTCGAAGCCTGGGCCTGGCGGGTGCCGTTCCTGGTGTCGATCCTGCTGCTGATCGTGTCGGTCTACATCCGCATGCAGCTCAACGAATCGCCGGCCTTCAAGAAGATGAAGGAGGAAGGCAAGCACTCCAAGGCGCCGCTGACCGAATCCTTCCTGCGCTGGCCCAACCTGAAGATCGTGCTGCTGTCGCTGTTCGGCGGCACCGCCGGCCAGGCGGTGGTCTGGTACACCGGCCAGTTCTACGCGCTGTTCTTCCTGACCAAGACGCTCGGCGTCGACCCCGACCGCGCCGACATCCTGATCGCCGTCTCGCTGGCCATCGCCACGCCGTTCTTCATCATCTTCGGCGCGCTGTCGGACCGGATCGGCCGCAAGAAGATCATCATGGCCGGCTGCCTGATCGCCGCGGCCAGCTACTTCCCGATCTTCAAGGCGCTGACGCACAACGCCAATCCGGCGCTCGAAGCCGCCGTCGCCCAATCGCCGGTCAAGGTGATCGCCGATCCGGCTCATTGCGCCTTCCAGTTCGACCCGATCGGCAAGGCCACCTTCAAGCAGTCGTGCGACATCATCAAGTCGGCGCTGGCCAAGAAGGGGATCCCGTACGAGAACGTGGCGGCACCAGCCGGCTCGGTGGCGGCGATCACGGTCGGCGAGATCAAGATCGACAGCTTCGAGGGTGAAGCGCTGGCCAAGGATGAGTTCAAGGCCAAGGCCGATGCCTTCAACAAGCAGCTCGGCGACACGCTCAAGTCCGCCGGCTACCCGGCCAAGGCCGACGCGGCGGCGATGAACACGCCGATGGTGATCGCCCTGCTGACCATCCTGGTGATCTTCGTGACCATGGTGTACGGCCCGATCGCGGCCTGGCTGGTCGAGCTGTTCCCGACCCGCATCCGCTACACCTCGATGTCGCTGCCCTACCACATCGGCAACGGCTGGTTCGGCGGCTTCCTGCCGACCGTGGCCTTCGCCATGGTGGCCGCCACCGGCGACATCTACTACGGCCTGTGGTACCCGATCGCGTTCGCGCTGATGACCTTCGTGATCGGCGCGCTGTTCGCGCCGGAAACCAAGGACCGCGACATCTACGCCAACGACTGA
- a CDS encoding LysR family transcriptional regulator codes for MELYQLRTFVTVAHQGHLTQAAEILHLSQPAVTAQIKALEEETGTSLFERTSSGVTLTEAGKLLVVEAEKILAGSLEMLNRAKALRGEPAGKLRIGTILTPEALRLGPWLALLRQRHPLLQISTLQGISGGVLNEVRKKELDAGFFIGRNPYQTVHMLTLADAPYVVAAPLAWRASLEGADWRVLGRQPWVGATQFSSMSKLHAEIWREHNIAPKKVYDIDQEQTMLVCVEAGLGLCILRREPAEAAAREGRLWIWGDAGGTLPLSFIYPAERADDPLVGLMRQALLEVWPGARLG; via the coding sequence ATGGAACTGTACCAACTGCGGACGTTCGTCACGGTCGCCCACCAGGGCCACCTGACCCAGGCCGCGGAAATCCTGCACCTGAGCCAGCCGGCGGTGACCGCGCAGATCAAGGCGCTCGAGGAGGAGACTGGCACCAGCCTGTTCGAGCGCACTTCGTCGGGCGTGACGCTGACCGAGGCGGGCAAGCTGCTGGTGGTCGAGGCCGAGAAGATCCTGGCCGGCAGCCTGGAGATGCTGAACCGGGCCAAGGCGCTGCGCGGCGAGCCGGCCGGCAAGCTCCGGATCGGCACCATCCTGACGCCGGAGGCGCTGCGGCTCGGGCCCTGGCTCGCGCTCTTGCGGCAGCGCCACCCGCTGTTGCAGATCAGCACGCTGCAGGGGATTTCGGGCGGGGTGCTCAACGAGGTGCGCAAGAAGGAGCTCGACGCCGGCTTCTTCATCGGCCGCAACCCCTACCAGACCGTACATATGCTGACGCTGGCCGACGCGCCTTACGTGGTGGCTGCGCCGCTGGCCTGGCGCGCGTCGCTCGAAGGCGCCGACTGGCGCGTGCTCGGCCGCCAGCCCTGGGTCGGGGCGACGCAGTTCTCCAGCATGTCCAAGCTGCATGCGGAGATCTGGCGCGAGCACAATATCGCGCCCAAGAAGGTGTACGACATCGACCAGGAGCAGACCATGTTGGTCTGCGTCGAAGCGGGGCTGGGTCTGTGCATCCTGCGGCGCGAGCCGGCCGAAGCCGCTGCGCGCGAGGGGAGGCTGTGGATCTGGGGCGATGCCGGCGGCACGCTGCCGCTGAGCTTCATCTATCCGGCCGAGCGGGCCGACGACCCGCTGGTCGGCCTGATGCGGCAGGCGTTGCTCGAGGTCTGGCCGGGTGCGCGGCTAGGCTAG
- a CDS encoding sirohydrochlorin chelatase, whose translation MTSSALILFAHGARDPQWAAPLERLAALAAAREPGRPVRLAYLELMSPNLETCVDELAAQAIARIVVVPAFISRGAHLRRDLPLQIDALRARHPGLEFEVAEALGEAEPVQAAMADWIATLA comes from the coding sequence ATGACTTCCTCTGCCCTGATCCTGTTCGCCCACGGCGCGCGCGACCCGCAATGGGCCGCGCCGCTCGAACGGCTGGCCGCGCTGGCGGCCGCCCGCGAGCCCGGCCGGCCGGTGCGGCTGGCCTATCTCGAACTGATGTCGCCCAACCTGGAAACCTGCGTCGACGAGCTGGCCGCCCAGGCCATCGCGCGAATCGTGGTGGTGCCGGCCTTCATCTCGCGCGGCGCCCACCTGCGGCGCGACCTGCCCCTGCAGATCGACGCGCTGCGGGCGCGCCATCCGGGTCTCGAATTCGAAGTCGCCGAAGCGCTCGGCGAAGCCGAACCGGTCCAGGCCGCGATGGCCGACTGGATCGCGACGCTAGCCTAG
- the rpmG gene encoding 50S ribosomal protein L33: MAKGAREKIKLESTAGTGHFYTTTKNKRTMPEKMEIKKFDPVVRKHVAYKETKLK, translated from the coding sequence ATGGCTAAAGGCGCTCGCGAAAAGATCAAGCTGGAATCGACCGCAGGTACCGGTCATTTCTACACCACCACCAAGAACAAGCGCACCATGCCGGAAAAGATGGAGATCAAGAAGTTCGATCCCGTCGTCCGCAAGCATGTTGCCTACAAGGAAACCAAGCTCAAGTAA
- the rpmB gene encoding 50S ribosomal protein L28 translates to MARVCKITGKRPMVGNNVSHANNKTKRRFLPNLQYRKFWVESENRWVRLRVSNAALRTIDKVGIEVVLADLRARGEL, encoded by the coding sequence ATGGCTCGTGTATGTAAGATCACCGGCAAGCGGCCGATGGTCGGGAACAATGTTTCCCACGCCAACAACAAGACCAAGCGTCGTTTCCTGCCCAACCTGCAATACCGCAAGTTCTGGGTCGAAAGCGAAAACCGTTGGGTGCGTCTGCGCGTTTCGAACGCCGCCCTGCGCACCATCGACAAGGTCGGCATCGAAGTGGTGCTGGCCGATCTCCGCGCCCGCGGCGAACTGTAA
- a CDS encoding substrate-binding periplasmic protein, whose translation MRSILLAGLAALASGTLWAGSYTVGVEAIDYQPVYRGENGQYSGYARELLDAFASKYGHTLSYRPLPVARLFDEFLNADTLDFKFPDNAQWAPDLKKGKTLSYSQPAITITEGLMMPAAAKGKPLAAVKSIGTMRGFTPWPYLDAINRKAIAVTESNTFDALIQLSLNQRVDGIYIATVVADYHLGELKKPGALVLDDALPLSRSGFSLSTRKHADVLRQFDEFLVKEKATVARIRAKYKIPD comes from the coding sequence ATGCGCTCCATCCTCCTCGCCGGCCTTGCCGCCCTGGCCAGCGGCACGCTCTGGGCCGGCAGCTACACCGTCGGCGTCGAAGCCATCGACTACCAGCCGGTCTACCGCGGCGAAAACGGCCAGTACAGCGGCTATGCACGCGAGCTGCTCGACGCCTTCGCCTCCAAGTACGGCCATACGCTGAGCTACCGGCCGCTGCCGGTGGCGCGGCTGTTCGACGAATTCCTCAACGCCGACACGCTCGACTTCAAGTTCCCCGACAACGCGCAATGGGCGCCCGATCTCAAGAAGGGCAAGACGCTGAGCTACAGCCAGCCGGCGATCACCATCACCGAAGGCCTGATGATGCCGGCGGCGGCCAAGGGCAAGCCGCTGGCCGCGGTCAAGTCGATCGGCACCATGCGCGGCTTCACGCCCTGGCCCTACCTCGACGCGATCAACCGCAAGGCGATCGCGGTCACCGAGAGCAACACCTTCGACGCGCTGATCCAGCTGAGCCTCAATCAGCGCGTCGACGGCATCTATATCGCCACCGTGGTGGCCGACTACCACCTGGGCGAGCTCAAGAAGCCCGGCGCGCTGGTGCTCGACGACGCGCTGCCGCTGAGCCGCAGCGGCTTCAGCCTGTCGACGCGCAAGCATGCCGACGTGCTGCGCCAGTTCGACGAATTCCTGGTCAAGGAAAAGGCCACGGTCGCGCGCATCCGCGCCAAGTACAAGATCCCCGACTAG
- a CDS encoding UvrD-helicase domain-containing protein, with protein sequence MLHKLNPPQQAAVRHLDGPLLVLAGAGSGKTRVITQKIVYMIEQAGYDPRHIAAITFTNKAAREMQERVGHLTDPARLKGLTVSTFHSLGLQLVRIEHAALGYKQRFSILDAADAAKIISDQLGTTDKQEIRNAIGAISRLKNDFISPDAAIAQAQDDGELRLARVYRAYQDTLFAYQAVDFDDLIRLPVELFEREPDILTKWQLKLRYLLIDEYQDTNVCQYKLVKQLTGFHGKFTAVGDDDQSIYAWRGANVENLYLLKEDFPSLEVIKLEQNYRSTSRILKAANAVIANNPKLFEKQLWSELGIGDPISVVEMKDEEHEAEMVAMRLLAHKFEHRTNFSDYAILYRGNHQARTIETQLRNHKIPYQIAGGQSFFEHAEIKDVLGYLRLIANAKDDPAFIRAVTTPKRGVGNVTLEKLGGLAAERGTSLFEAVHLPSFETLVQPAQYESLQTFCNFIDRIQGRASREPAGALLKELLAAIEYEAWLYETEEPRPAERRWKNVLELVAWFDKRAEENGDTLNDMTQKIALITLLEGRDEEEVDAVRMSTLHASKGLEYGHVFLVGCEEGILPHQQSIDGGMVEEERRLMYVGITRAQRSLTITYCGKRKRAGEWAIVEPSRFLLELPQDEIRVSGRLAGKRHQQVSREEGKAKLANLLAGLGGKGS encoded by the coding sequence ATGCTGCACAAGCTTAATCCGCCGCAACAAGCCGCCGTCCGCCATCTCGACGGGCCCCTCCTGGTGCTGGCCGGCGCGGGCTCGGGCAAGACCCGGGTGATCACCCAGAAGATCGTCTACATGATCGAGCAGGCCGGCTACGATCCGCGCCATATCGCGGCGATCACCTTCACCAACAAGGCGGCGCGCGAGATGCAGGAGCGCGTCGGGCACCTGACCGACCCGGCCCGGCTCAAGGGCCTGACGGTGTCGACCTTCCATTCGCTCGGCTTGCAGCTGGTCCGCATCGAGCACGCGGCGCTCGGCTACAAGCAGCGCTTCTCGATCCTCGATGCGGCCGATGCCGCCAAGATCATCTCCGACCAGCTCGGCACCACCGACAAGCAGGAGATCCGCAACGCGATCGGCGCGATCTCGCGGCTGAAGAACGACTTCATCAGCCCCGACGCCGCCATCGCCCAGGCCCAGGACGACGGCGAACTGCGGCTGGCGCGCGTCTACCGCGCCTACCAGGACACGCTGTTCGCCTACCAGGCGGTCGATTTCGACGACCTGATCCGGCTGCCGGTCGAGCTGTTCGAACGCGAGCCCGACATCCTGACCAAGTGGCAGCTCAAGCTGCGCTACCTCTTGATCGACGAATACCAGGACACCAACGTCTGCCAGTACAAGCTGGTCAAGCAGCTGACCGGCTTCCACGGCAAGTTCACCGCGGTGGGCGACGACGACCAGTCGATCTATGCCTGGCGCGGCGCCAACGTGGAGAACCTCTACCTCCTGAAGGAGGATTTCCCCAGCCTCGAGGTGATCAAGCTCGAGCAGAACTACCGTTCGACCAGCCGCATCCTCAAGGCCGCCAACGCGGTGATCGCCAACAACCCCAAGCTGTTCGAGAAGCAGCTGTGGAGCGAGCTCGGCATCGGCGATCCGATCAGCGTGGTCGAGATGAAGGACGAGGAGCACGAGGCCGAGATGGTGGCGATGCGCCTCCTGGCCCACAAGTTCGAGCACCGCACCAACTTCAGCGACTACGCGATCCTCTACCGCGGCAACCACCAGGCCCGCACCATCGAGACGCAGTTGCGCAACCACAAGATCCCCTACCAGATCGCCGGCGGCCAGAGTTTCTTCGAGCATGCCGAGATCAAGGACGTGCTCGGCTACCTGCGGCTGATCGCCAACGCCAAGGACGATCCGGCCTTCATCCGCGCGGTGACCACGCCCAAGCGCGGCGTCGGCAACGTGACGCTGGAGAAGCTCGGCGGCCTGGCGGCCGAGCGCGGCACGAGCCTGTTCGAAGCGGTGCATCTGCCGAGCTTCGAGACGCTGGTGCAGCCGGCGCAGTACGAATCGCTGCAGACCTTCTGCAACTTCATCGACCGCATCCAGGGCCGCGCCTCGCGCGAGCCGGCCGGCGCGCTGCTCAAGGAATTGCTGGCCGCGATCGAGTACGAGGCCTGGCTGTACGAGACCGAGGAGCCGCGGCCGGCCGAGCGGCGCTGGAAGAACGTGCTCGAGCTGGTGGCCTGGTTCGACAAGCGCGCCGAGGAGAACGGCGACACGCTCAACGACATGACCCAGAAGATCGCGCTGATCACCCTGCTCGAGGGGCGCGACGAGGAGGAGGTCGACGCCGTCCGGATGTCGACGCTGCACGCCTCCAAGGGCCTGGAGTACGGCCACGTGTTCCTGGTCGGCTGCGAGGAGGGCATCCTGCCGCACCAGCAGTCGATCGACGGCGGCATGGTCGAGGAGGAGCGCCGGCTGATGTACGTCGGCATCACCCGCGCCCAGCGCAGCCTGACCATCACCTATTGCGGCAAGCGCAAGCGCGCCGGCGAGTGGGCCATCGTCGAGCCCAGCCGCTTCCTGCTCGAACTGCCGCAGGACGAGATCCGCGTCAGCGGCCGGCTGGCCGGCAAGCGGCACCAGCAGGTCAGCCGCGAGGAGGGCAAGGCCAAGCTGGCCAATCTGTTGGCCGGACTGGGCGGCAAGGGCTCCTGA